One window of the Pseudomonadota bacterium genome contains the following:
- the lexA gene encoding transcriptional repressor LexA gives MDELTPRQAEILALIERVIEETGIPPTRAEIAEELGFRPNAAEDHLRALQRKGVIELVPGASRGIQLKAKQITNQMGLPLVGRVAAGAPILAEEHIEGRYRIDPDLFHPQPHYLLQVCGMSMRDAGILDGDLVAVHRTPEVRSSQIVVARLDDEVTVKRYRQKGKVVWLLPENPEFEPITVDLAEQELVIEGVVVGIIRAH, from the coding sequence ATGGACGAACTCACTCCCCGCCAGGCCGAGATACTGGCGCTCATCGAGCGGGTTATCGAGGAGACGGGTATTCCACCCACGCGGGCGGAGATCGCCGAGGAGTTGGGTTTTCGCCCCAACGCCGCGGAGGACCACCTGCGCGCCCTGCAGCGCAAAGGGGTGATCGAGCTGGTGCCCGGTGCGTCGCGCGGTATTCAGCTCAAGGCTAAACAAATTACTAACCAAATGGGCTTGCCGCTGGTCGGTCGGGTCGCGGCGGGTGCGCCGATCCTCGCAGAGGAGCACATCGAGGGGCGTTACCGCATCGATCCCGATCTGTTTCATCCCCAGCCCCACTACCTGCTGCAGGTCTGCGGCATGAGCATGCGCGATGCCGGCATCCTCGACGGCGATCTCGTGGCCGTGCACCGCACGCCCGAGGTGCGCAGCAGCCAAATCGTGGTGGCGCGCCTGGATGACGAGGTCACCGTGAAACGCTATCGGCAGAAGGGCAAGGTGGTGTGGCTGTTGCCGGAGAACCCGGAGTTCGAGCCGATCACCGTCGATCTTGCGGAGCAGGAGCTGGTGATCGAGGGCGTTGTGGTCGGCATCATCCGCGCCCACTGA
- the imuA gene encoding translesion DNA synthesis-associated protein ImuA, with product MFLAMQVDGFSSSINAELTRGDEVASLLADTRIWRGRQTQAPHRLATLPTGWPALDEMLPGGGWPVGALTEMLTGRDGLGELSLLLPALAQLTDAKRENAWIAWIAPPHVPYAPALAAAGISLERVLVVETEAMAKGDKQALWAAEQTLRSGLCAAVLGWFSRVDDRGLRRLQLAAQEGRAWGVAFRDQRHRGTPSPAALRLAVGPSASLGIDVDIVKCRGTRPGRVHCSYPT from the coding sequence GTGTTTCTCGCTATGCAAGTCGATGGGTTCTCATCGTCGATCAATGCTGAGCTGACTCGCGGCGACGAGGTGGCCAGCTTGCTGGCGGACACACGCATCTGGCGCGGGCGTCAGACACAGGCGCCTCACCGCTTGGCGACCTTGCCCACCGGCTGGCCTGCCCTAGATGAGATGCTGCCCGGTGGCGGCTGGCCGGTCGGTGCTTTAACAGAAATGCTAACTGGCCGGGACGGTCTCGGCGAGCTGTCCTTACTGTTGCCGGCCCTTGCGCAGCTCACTGACGCGAAGCGTGAGAATGCGTGGATCGCCTGGATCGCGCCGCCTCATGTGCCTTATGCGCCCGCGCTGGCAGCTGCGGGGATCAGCTTGGAGCGGGTGCTCGTGGTGGAGACCGAGGCCATGGCGAAAGGTGACAAGCAGGCCCTGTGGGCCGCGGAGCAAACCTTGCGTTCCGGTCTGTGCGCAGCCGTGCTCGGGTGGTTCTCGCGGGTGGACGATCGCGGGTTGCGCCGCCTGCAACTCGCCGCCCAGGAGGGGCGTGCCTGGGGCGTTGCCTTTCGCGATCAACGCCACCGAGGCACACCGTCGCCCGCTGCCCTGCGCCTTGCGGTAGGCCCCTCCGCGTCATTGGGCATCGATGTCGATATCGTGAAGTGCCGGGGGACGCGACCAGGTCGCGTCCACTGTTCCTACCCCACCTGA
- a CDS encoding DNA polymerase Y family protein, which translates to MSGEEPIVPGRQASATPSPTPQPAPAVVPQSTAASQGAALPERLWLCVRFPHLALECAGRAQGDGDTPLVVVQGVGAQGVVVDLNESARRAGIHRGMGLSAAYALSPWLLTRAFDALRTEAALERLASWAMRFTSVLSTSPPDALLLEVRGSFRLFGGYRRLSARIRRGLQGELGYSAMLSLAPTPQAAVWLARDRREHAVFHEDKLASALGALDLTCLRWPEKTVERLQGMGVCSLADCLRLPRGAFARRFGKAPLQALDRALGRLAEPVTPWRAPLAFSTRLELPAPMDATALLEIALERLLGELERFLIARQAAVRRLRVDLLLENRTVQALTLGLSNPVTDGHYLMDLLRERLDQQRLEAPVLELELHALEVCTQQAGNGDLFDRATRVEEDAQRLLERLRTRLGERRVHGIAQVADHRPEAAWHSVEPGTRVTPALARQRPLWILRQSEPLTVDRCTQRPRRRGVLTLAQGPERIESGWWDGADVRRDYFVARDTQGEQLWVYRDCRSGQWFLQGIFA; encoded by the coding sequence ATGTCTGGTGAAGAACCGATCGTGCCGGGGCGGCAAGCCTCGGCGACGCCGTCCCCGACACCACAGCCGGCGCCTGCCGTGGTGCCGCAGAGTACCGCCGCCAGCCAGGGCGCGGCCTTGCCCGAGCGCTTGTGGCTGTGCGTGCGATTCCCACATCTTGCCCTCGAGTGTGCTGGGCGCGCGCAGGGGGATGGGGACACGCCGTTGGTGGTGGTGCAGGGCGTGGGCGCGCAGGGCGTGGTGGTGGATCTCAACGAATCCGCAAGGCGTGCCGGCATCCACCGTGGCATGGGACTGAGCGCGGCGTACGCCCTGTCTCCCTGGTTGCTCACGCGCGCCTTCGATGCCCTTCGGACGGAGGCAGCTTTGGAACGCCTGGCCAGCTGGGCGATGCGTTTTACTTCCGTGTTGAGCACCTCACCCCCGGATGCCTTGTTGTTGGAAGTGCGAGGTAGCTTCCGCCTGTTTGGTGGGTATCGGCGCTTGTCCGCACGTATTCGTCGAGGGTTGCAGGGGGAGTTGGGGTACTCGGCGATGCTCTCGCTAGCGCCCACGCCCCAGGCCGCCGTGTGGCTCGCTCGGGACCGCCGCGAGCACGCGGTCTTCCATGAAGACAAGTTGGCCAGCGCCCTGGGGGCTCTGGATCTTACGTGTCTGCGCTGGCCGGAGAAGACCGTGGAGCGCTTGCAGGGTATGGGCGTGTGCAGTTTGGCTGACTGCCTGCGCCTGCCCCGCGGCGCTTTCGCCCGCCGCTTCGGTAAGGCTCCCCTGCAGGCCCTCGACCGCGCCCTAGGCCGTCTTGCCGAGCCGGTGACCCCCTGGCGAGCGCCTTTGGCCTTCTCCACTCGGCTCGAGCTGCCGGCGCCTATGGATGCCACCGCACTGCTCGAGATTGCGCTGGAGCGACTGCTTGGCGAGTTGGAGCGGTTTCTCATCGCTCGCCAGGCGGCCGTGCGCCGCTTGCGTGTGGATCTGCTGCTCGAGAATCGCACCGTGCAGGCGCTGACCCTAGGGTTGAGTAATCCGGTGACCGATGGTCACTACCTGATGGATCTATTGCGTGAGCGATTGGATCAGCAGCGCTTGGAAGCGCCGGTGTTGGAGCTGGAGCTGCACGCACTGGAGGTCTGTACGCAGCAGGCGGGCAATGGGGATTTATTCGATCGGGCGACGCGGGTGGAAGAGGACGCGCAGCGCCTGCTCGAGCGCCTGCGCACGCGCCTTGGGGAGCGTCGCGTCCACGGTATCGCGCAAGTGGCTGATCATCGCCCCGAAGCCGCTTGGCACAGCGTCGAGCCAGGCACGCGTGTCACGCCAGCGTTAGCGCGCCAGCGACCCCTTTGGATTCTGCGTCAGTCAGAACCGCTGACGGTCGATCGATGTACGCAGCGCCCACGGCGTCGCGGGGTGTTGACCCTGGCCCAGGGGCCGGAGCGCATCGAGAGCGGTTGGTGGGACGGGGCGGATGTACGTCGCGACTACTTTGTGGCGAGGGACACGCAGGGCGAGCAGCTCTGGGTGTATCGTGATTGCCGCAGTGGCCAATGGTTCCTACAGGGGATCTTCGCTTAA